One Gloeothece citriformis PCC 7424 DNA window includes the following coding sequences:
- a CDS encoding type II toxin-antitoxin system VapC family toxin yields MNLLLDTHIFLWFVNDDPKLSAPLKDLIEDENNFSYLSVASLWEMSIKYNLGKLTLAPSYQEFVDKLPKVSEFDAQAIGPETKPNGKTEESLKPTQQETNTDIISSKVSEFHSESELETVVETSKDAENSQENLEVIEPETQIELEATKVSEEKTELTPSQVRETSPDDPKAEENVGVIEPETQIGSKSVEVLEKKAT; encoded by the coding sequence ATGAATTTATTATTAGACACACATATATTTCTTTGGTTTGTTAACGATGATCCCAAATTAAGCGCTCCCCTCAAAGATTTAATTGAAGATGAGAACAATTTTAGTTATCTCAGTGTCGCAAGTCTTTGGGAAATGTCGATTAAGTATAACTTGGGGAAGTTAACGTTAGCTCCTTCATATCAAGAATTTGTTGATAAATTGCCCAAAGTAAGCGAGTTTGATGCACAAGCGATCGGGCCAGAAACTAAACCCAATGGAAAAACTGAAGAAAGCCTAAAACCGACTCAACAAGAAACTAACACCGATATTATATCTTCTAAAGTCTCAGAATTTCATAGCGAATCTGAGTTAGAAACAGTTGTCGAAACTTCTAAAGATGCTGAAAACTCTCAAGAAAATCTAGAAGTAATTGAACCCGAAACACAAATTGAGTTAGAAGCTACTAAAGTATCAGAAGAAAAAACCGAGTTAACACCTTCACAAGTTAGAGAAACTTCTCCCGATGATCCTAAAGCTGAAGAAAATGTAGGAGTAATTGAACCCGAAACACAGATTGGTTCTAAATCGGTAGAAGTATTAGAAAAAAAAGCAACTTAG
- a CDS encoding nuclear transport factor 2 family protein, whose product MLKTIKTQIMNLEERLRQAMLASDVSVLNELLAPEIIITSHLGELLRKEDDLAAHESGLIRIHELKPSEQQIQIYKEMAIVSVRMQLSGSYNGSPANGDFRFTRVWAVSKNGTWHIVAAHIGMVA is encoded by the coding sequence ATGCTCAAAACAATTAAAACTCAGATTATGAACCTTGAAGAACGGCTTAGGCAAGCAATGCTTGCTTCTGATGTCAGTGTTTTGAATGAATTACTAGCTCCGGAAATTATCATTACCAGTCATCTTGGAGAATTATTACGAAAAGAAGATGATTTAGCCGCTCACGAATCGGGATTGATTAGAATCCACGAGTTAAAGCCTTCTGAGCAACAAATTCAAATTTATAAGGAGATGGCCATTGTTTCAGTCCGAATGCAATTGTCTGGTAGCTATAATGGTAGTCCTGCCAATGGTGACTTTCGTTTCACGCGAGTTTGGGCAGTCTCGAAAAACGGAACTTGGCATATTGTCGCTGCCCATATAGGTATGGTGGCGTAA
- the tumA gene encoding antitoxin TumA, translating to MCKQTIQYTTSLDALIAVTKRLSLYENQHKMDSEDFYNQYNQGILSDDAIFIEWANDYRHYLALRQELEQKLKYVA from the coding sequence ATGTGTAAACAGACCATTCAATATACAACATCTTTAGACGCTTTAATTGCCGTTACTAAGCGACTCAGCTTGTATGAAAACCAACATAAAATGGACTCAGAGGATTTTTATAATCAATACAATCAGGGAATATTGTCGGATGATGCCATATTTATAGAATGGGCAAACGATTACCGTCATTATCTGGCTTTACGTCAAGAATTAGAACAAAAATTAAAGTATGTCGCTTGA
- a CDS encoding IS4 family transposase, which produces MNLRSYYQDYLKNSLTKSELLTLQLLIWLLQVHKQVKIERLGACLPIPILYESRRRKIQRFLKSKKLSLSLFWFPLIKLIIEQEFKGQERLVLVLDRTQWKSNNIIMISVIWRKRALPIYWLILNKKGRSSLSEQQAIIRPILKLLSDWEIVILGDREFHGIELAYWLKQQDKKRKNPIYFAFREKGDVNFKKGKKGYQTMKELCKDPGFKAFYSDVEVTKKKGFGKFNLGFYWKRNYKNYKEKQPWFILTNLPSLNETIKYYRKRSGIEAMFKDCKTGGYNLEGSQANQVRLTNLILLIAIAYTNSALKGKSIKNQGHQKYITRLREARRKNKRHSDFWVGLYGDSWIFAVEFCFHFIQELMALNKNKLTFYQKGMKVYSKISAIS; this is translated from the coding sequence ATGAATTTGAGATCATATTACCAAGATTATTTGAAAAATAGTTTAACGAAAAGTGAATTATTAACTTTACAATTATTGATTTGGTTGCTCCAAGTTCACAAACAGGTTAAAATAGAGAGGCTAGGGGCTTGCTTACCTATTCCTATTTTATATGAGAGCCGTCGAAGAAAAATTCAAAGATTTTTAAAGTCTAAAAAACTCAGCCTTAGCTTATTCTGGTTTCCTTTAATAAAATTAATTATTGAGCAAGAATTCAAGGGTCAAGAGCGCTTAGTTTTAGTGCTAGATAGAACCCAATGGAAAAGCAATAATATAATAATGATAAGTGTTATTTGGAGGAAAAGAGCTTTACCTATTTATTGGTTAATACTTAATAAAAAAGGTCGAAGTAGCCTCTCTGAACAACAAGCAATTATCAGACCTATTTTAAAATTGTTATCGGATTGGGAAATAGTAATTTTAGGAGACAGAGAGTTTCATGGCATAGAGTTAGCTTATTGGTTAAAACAACAAGACAAAAAGAGAAAAAATCCAATTTATTTTGCTTTTAGAGAAAAAGGAGATGTCAACTTTAAAAAAGGGAAAAAAGGCTACCAAACAATGAAAGAATTATGTAAAGATCCTGGCTTTAAAGCCTTTTATTCAGATGTAGAAGTGACTAAAAAGAAAGGTTTTGGAAAATTTAATTTAGGATTTTATTGGAAAAGGAACTATAAAAACTATAAAGAGAAACAACCTTGGTTTATACTAACTAACTTACCCTCTCTAAATGAAACAATCAAATATTATCGAAAAAGAAGTGGTATAGAGGCAATGTTTAAAGACTGTAAAACCGGAGGTTACAATCTAGAAGGAAGTCAAGCCAATCAGGTAAGATTGACTAATCTAATTTTATTAATAGCAATAGCTTACACCAATTCGGCACTTAAAGGTAAGAGCATTAAAAATCAAGGACACCAAAAATATATTACGAGACTAAGAGAAGCGAGAAGGAAAAATAAAAGGCATAGTGATTTTTGGGTAGGATTGTATGGTGATAGCTGGATATTTGCTGTAGAATTTTGCTTTCATTTTATACAAGAGCTAATGGCTCTGAATAAAAATAAGCTTACTTTTTATCAAAAAGGGATGAAAGTTTACTCTAAAATTAGTGCCATTTCTTAG
- a CDS encoding DUF6883 domain-containing protein, giving the protein MKLPYGNQVDQQQIIDKLTTYSLNFEHKDGKHKARLFRDKLGIIRENQEILLTALRQAAINEELIYQTTSEYRNKYVIDFNLTTEVGTSIIRSCWIIRISEAYPRLITVYPID; this is encoded by the coding sequence ATGAAGCTACCTTATGGGAATCAAGTTGACCAGCAACAAATAATCGATAAGCTAACAACTTATTCTTTAAACTTTGAACATAAAGATGGAAAGCATAAAGCTCGTCTTTTTAGGGACAAATTAGGCATTATTCGAGAAAATCAGGAAATCCTTCTGACGGCTTTGCGCCAAGCAGCAATAAATGAAGAATTAATTTACCAAACAACGAGCGAGTATAGGAATAAATACGTGATTGATTTTAATTTAACAACGGAGGTAGGAACATCTATAATTAGAAGTTGTTGGATTATTCGCATCTCGGAAGCTTATCCAAGGCTGATAACGGTTTATCCAATCGATTAA
- a CDS encoding DUF924 family protein translates to MNFESLLAIWFGSPDEPGYGKPQPKWFTKNSSFDQQLHSQFFDLYKQAATGHLDPWKESPLSCLALIILLDQFPRNVFRGQPLAFATDEQALNYAMLAVKRGYDRQLLPLERWFIYLPFEHSESLAHQQQSVELFLTLKDDPDSASAIDYALRHLEVIERFGRFPHRNSILNRPNTPEEEEFLSQPGSSF, encoded by the coding sequence ATGAACTTTGAATCCTTATTAGCAATTTGGTTTGGTTCACCAGATGAACCCGGTTATGGTAAACCTCAGCCAAAATGGTTTACCAAAAATTCTTCTTTTGATCAACAATTACACTCACAGTTTTTTGACCTTTATAAACAAGCGGCTACAGGTCACTTAGATCCTTGGAAAGAATCTCCCTTAAGTTGTTTAGCTTTAATTATTCTTTTAGATCAATTTCCCAGAAATGTATTTCGCGGACAACCCTTAGCTTTTGCTACTGATGAACAAGCATTAAATTATGCAATGCTTGCTGTTAAAAGAGGATATGATCGACAATTATTACCGCTAGAGCGCTGGTTTATCTATCTTCCCTTTGAGCATAGTGAAAGTTTAGCCCACCAACAGCAAAGTGTCGAGTTATTTTTAACTCTCAAAGATGATCCTGATAGTGCTAGTGCCATTGATTATGCTTTACGCCATCTCGAAGTGATTGAGCGTTTTGGACGTTTTCCTCATCGTAACTCGATTTTAAATCGTCCTAATACTCCCGAAGAAGAAGAATTTCTCTCTCAACCCGGCTCATCATTTTAA
- a CDS encoding prevent-host-death family protein produces the protein MSAIKSIGIREFRAHLYKYTRENQEPIALTNHGETIGYYIPAQSQKKDIESLRQAVAKLSNMLAEKELSEDDIVADFQELRKQSN, from the coding sequence ATGTCAGCGATTAAATCAATCGGAATACGCGAGTTTAGAGCGCATCTGTATAAATACACCAGGGAAAATCAAGAACCTATTGCTTTGACGAATCATGGGGAGACGATTGGTTATTATATCCCTGCTCAATCTCAGAAAAAAGATATAGAGTCTTTGCGGCAAGCAGTCGCCAAACTTAGTAATATGCTGGCAGAAAAAGAACTTAGCGAGGATGATATTGTGGCTGATTTTCAAGAGTTGAGAAAACAGAGCAATTAA
- a CDS encoding TnsA endonuclease C-terminal domain-containing protein: protein MMTESEFDQWCQRLKLSSQAKVAIELIRTSEPSRQVNGGRKSVSGRYPSRKMGFTIQFESHKVELPYIYQLEHSEEVLEYYDQPPPFKINYQSESGRNLGFYITPDFFVLHRGGFEWVECKTEEKLKTLAEKSPSRYFKTEDNGWRSLPAEEYPNTLGGTFRLWSSAEINWKLQRNLEFLEDYYRIDDVLVSESSTHLITSLVAAQPSITLSHLIHHAESIKADDIYHLIAQEVIYVDLAKFLLVEANDCFIFPNIKAASAYSTLVNSHSSLNDLTSPVITLTIGTRISYDGKPLIITLVGDSNVLLQTEDGQNIEFSQISFDNLVRQGKITSLSSQKTRELASEVMDIYLQASEKDLEQANFRYQQIEPYLNGQPISTNIPERTLYHWLSKYRQAEQQSGYGYAGLISLDQKKGNRCRKLPDTLISLIQKFIEQDYETKNQKRKQAVYNDFVNYCAKAGLPDDQIPSYKTFIKEIMKRSGPEQTSKREGHRAAYAQSSFYWELNFTTPRHGDFPFHTCHIDHTELDIELRCSKTGKNLGRPWLTLLMDAYSRRILAVYITFDSPSYRSCMMVLRICVQRYGRLPQVIVTDNGKEFHSTYFETLLAIFKCTLKHRPATKSRFSGVCERLFGTTNTQLIYNLAGNTQITKKVRLMTKSVNPKNLSLWTLGLFYLYLCEWAYEIYDTIEHPALEGQNPREVFNAGIVQSGSRDHRRVPYDDSFRTLTLPTTDRGTAKVQPAKGIKIEHKYYWSTAFRDPEIENTLVNVRYDPFNAGIAYAYVRGQWVQCISEYYAMFQGRSEKEIQLATIQLKKQKQNHSKNYKIRAKQLGEFLSKTEVEETLLEQRLKDEQTQDIFRVIDGGLPNNRPYYQSQDNFIDIDYSEVTQDMTPPQVDNPITSTKLKVFKSY from the coding sequence ATGATGACAGAAAGCGAATTTGACCAATGGTGTCAGCGACTGAAACTCTCCTCACAAGCAAAAGTTGCTATTGAACTCATTCGTACCTCCGAGCCTTCCCGTCAGGTCAATGGAGGCAGGAAAAGCGTTTCAGGACGTTATCCCAGTCGTAAGATGGGCTTTACGATTCAATTTGAATCCCATAAAGTAGAACTACCTTACATTTATCAGCTAGAGCATTCAGAAGAGGTTTTAGAATATTATGACCAACCTCCACCCTTCAAAATTAACTATCAGTCTGAATCTGGGCGAAATTTAGGGTTTTATATTACTCCCGATTTTTTCGTGCTGCATAGAGGCGGTTTTGAATGGGTTGAGTGCAAAACTGAAGAAAAATTAAAAACACTAGCCGAAAAAAGCCCAAGCCGCTATTTCAAAACCGAAGATAATGGCTGGCGGAGTCTTCCTGCTGAAGAATACCCAAACACTTTAGGGGGAACATTTCGTCTTTGGTCAAGTGCGGAGATTAACTGGAAATTACAGCGAAATTTAGAATTTTTGGAAGATTACTATCGAATTGATGACGTTTTGGTTTCCGAGTCTTCTACTCATCTGATTACTTCCTTAGTTGCTGCTCAACCTAGTATCACTTTATCTCATCTTATCCATCATGCAGAAAGTATTAAAGCTGATGATATTTATCATCTTATCGCTCAAGAAGTCATATATGTCGATTTAGCGAAATTTCTTCTTGTAGAAGCTAATGATTGTTTTATTTTTCCCAATATAAAAGCAGCTTCTGCCTATAGCACTCTCGTTAATTCTCATTCTTCATTGAATGATTTAACCTCTCCCGTTATTACCTTAACAATTGGAACTCGAATTTCTTATGATGGCAAACCTTTAATCATTACTTTAGTTGGAGACAGCAATGTTTTATTACAAACAGAAGATGGACAAAATATCGAGTTTTCCCAAATAAGTTTTGATAACTTAGTCCGTCAAGGCAAAATTACCAGCTTATCATCTCAAAAAACAAGAGAACTTGCTTCTGAAGTGATGGATATTTATCTACAAGCTAGTGAAAAGGATTTAGAGCAAGCCAACTTTCGCTACCAACAAATTGAACCTTATCTCAATGGTCAACCAATTTCAACTAATATTCCCGAACGTACTTTATATCATTGGTTGAGTAAATATCGACAAGCCGAGCAACAGTCGGGCTATGGATATGCGGGATTGATATCCCTTGACCAAAAAAAAGGGAATCGTTGCCGTAAGTTACCTGACACTCTCATTTCATTGATACAGAAATTTATCGAGCAAGATTATGAAACCAAAAACCAGAAACGCAAGCAAGCTGTTTACAACGATTTTGTAAATTATTGTGCTAAGGCAGGTTTGCCTGATGACCAAATTCCCAGTTATAAAACTTTTATCAAAGAGATTATGAAACGCTCAGGACCCGAACAAACTTCCAAACGAGAAGGACATCGTGCTGCTTATGCTCAGTCGTCTTTTTACTGGGAATTAAATTTTACGACTCCCCGCCATGGAGATTTTCCTTTTCATACCTGCCATATTGACCATACAGAACTTGATATTGAACTGCGCTGTTCTAAAACAGGTAAAAACTTAGGCAGACCTTGGTTGACATTGCTAATGGATGCTTATTCTCGACGGATTTTGGCAGTTTATATCACCTTTGACTCCCCTTCTTATCGTTCCTGCATGATGGTGCTACGAATTTGCGTACAACGCTACGGAAGACTCCCTCAAGTTATTGTCACAGATAACGGCAAAGAATTTCACAGCACTTATTTTGAAACCCTACTGGCCATTTTTAAATGCACTCTCAAACATCGTCCAGCAACTAAATCGAGATTTAGTGGAGTGTGTGAGCGTCTTTTTGGTACAACTAATACTCAATTAATTTATAACTTGGCAGGAAATACTCAAATCACTAAAAAAGTCCGTTTAATGACCAAATCGGTCAACCCTAAAAATCTTTCCTTATGGACATTAGGGTTATTTTACTTGTATTTGTGTGAGTGGGCTTACGAAATTTACGACACTATAGAACACCCTGCCTTAGAAGGTCAGAACCCCCGTGAAGTCTTTAATGCTGGTATTGTTCAATCTGGCAGTCGTGACCATCGACGGGTTCCTTATGATGACAGTTTCCGTACTTTAACCTTACCAACCACTGATAGAGGTACAGCTAAAGTCCAGCCAGCAAAAGGTATCAAAATCGAGCATAAATATTACTGGTCAACCGCTTTTCGTGACCCAGAGATTGAAAACACTTTAGTTAATGTTAGGTATGACCCTTTTAATGCTGGCATTGCCTATGCCTATGTTCGTGGCCAATGGGTACAGTGTATCAGCGAATATTATGCTATGTTCCAAGGTCGCTCCGAAAAGGAAATTCAACTTGCTACAATTCAACTCAAGAAACAGAAGCAAAATCACTCTAAAAACTACAAAATTCGCGCTAAACAGCTTGGGGAATTTTTAAGTAAGACCGAAGTTGAAGAAACTTTATTAGAACAACGCCTAAAAGATGAGCAAACTCAAGACATTTTTCGTGTGATTGATGGCGGACTTCCCAATAATCGGCCTTATTATCAGTCCCAAGACAATTTTATTGATATTGACTACTCCGAAGTTACCCAAGATATGACCCCTCCTCAAGTTGATAATCCTATTACATCTACCAAACTTAAAGTTTTTAAAAGTTACTAA
- a CDS encoding AAA family ATPase — protein MDKPLFPVELLKASQKERLDYYDSYTMGHPLLDDAFEQLKPIIRECGESLIIFIVGPTGAGKTKLVELARKWVTEQAFPQLETDRGHIPSALVEVVLPKSGLFNAKDHLKRCLYALNEPEQLIDYKIKYGVQGIYNSDTGELVIKPRIIETELGWALEQALKYRRPQIFFIDEAHHLLSVASGRKLTDVPEAIKSLANRTKILHGLVGTYELLTLHDIGDQLSRRSVYPIFRTSICSTKSYK, from the coding sequence ATGGATAAACCTTTATTCCCTGTTGAACTGCTGAAAGCCTCTCAAAAAGAACGGCTTGATTACTATGATAGCTATACAATGGGTCATCCTTTGCTTGATGATGCTTTTGAACAGCTTAAACCCATCATTCGAGAATGTGGGGAGTCTCTTATTATTTTTATTGTCGGACCGACTGGGGCAGGAAAAACAAAATTAGTAGAGTTAGCGCGAAAATGGGTCACTGAACAGGCATTTCCTCAGCTAGAAACTGACCGAGGACATATCCCTTCCGCTTTGGTTGAAGTAGTTTTACCAAAGTCGGGTTTATTTAATGCTAAAGATCATCTCAAACGTTGTTTATATGCCTTAAATGAACCAGAACAATTGATTGATTATAAAATTAAATATGGAGTTCAAGGAATTTACAATAGCGACACTGGAGAACTCGTCATTAAACCTCGTATTATTGAAACTGAATTAGGATGGGCGTTAGAGCAAGCTTTAAAATACAGACGACCTCAGATTTTTTTTATTGATGAAGCTCATCATTTATTATCTGTAGCAAGCGGACGGAAATTAACAGATGTTCCCGAAGCTATTAAATCTCTCGCTAACAGAACCAAAATTTTACATGGTTTAGTGGGAACTTATGAATTGCTTACCCTGCATGATATTGGCGACCAGTTGAGTCGGAGGAGTGTTTATCCCATATTCCGCACGTCAATATGTAGCACGAAAAGCTACAAATAG
- a CDS encoding DUF4926 domain-containing protein: MAQIQLHDTVALVEDTKTQRFMGEQEIILRRGQVGTVVEKYKDGEAFEVEFSDERGQTYALLSVKSEKLMPLFYNLAVVD; the protein is encoded by the coding sequence ATGGCTCAAATACAACTACATGATACGGTTGCCCTGGTTGAAGATACAAAAACTCAACGATTCATGGGCGAACAAGAAATTATTTTGCGTCGGGGACAAGTAGGAACGGTTGTGGAAAAATATAAAGATGGAGAAGCATTTGAAGTGGAGTTTTCTGATGAGCGCGGACAAACCTATGCTCTGTTAAGTGTTAAATCGGAAAAGCTAATGCCTCTTTTTTATAATTTAGCGGTAGTGGATTAA
- a CDS encoding PIN domain-containing protein, with protein sequence MNIYIETNFVLELVFQQEQAKSCEQILQFCEIGQARLIIPAYSLAEPHEKLVRQGKIRKELQQKLITELGQLRRTASYTERINSIQDIANLLIQSIEEEQKRFVQYREKFLKNAEIIPMTADILKEAVTYEKPDSYSLTPQDALVYASIIFHLRQEQPQKACFLNRNFKDFDIPDIINELNQFNCRMIARFDQGWDFIQAQ encoded by the coding sequence GTGAATATTTACATAGAAACCAATTTCGTTTTAGAACTCGTTTTTCAACAAGAACAGGCTAAAAGTTGTGAGCAAATTCTACAGTTTTGTGAAATTGGTCAGGCACGGCTTATCATTCCCGCTTATAGTTTAGCCGAGCCTCATGAAAAATTAGTTCGTCAAGGTAAAATTAGGAAAGAACTTCAACAAAAACTTATTACAGAGTTAGGGCAACTTAGACGCACAGCTTCTTACACAGAACGGATAAATAGCATCCAAGATATTGCTAATTTACTTATTCAAAGCATTGAAGAAGAACAAAAAAGATTTGTTCAATATCGAGAAAAGTTTTTGAAAAATGCAGAAATTATTCCAATGACTGCTGATATTTTAAAAGAAGCAGTCACATACGAAAAACCTGATTCTTATAGTTTAACCCCACAGGACGCTCTAGTCTATGCCTCTATTATTTTTCATCTTCGTCAAGAACAACCTCAAAAAGCGTGTTTTCTTAACCGAAATTTTAAAGATTTTGATATTCCCGATATTATTAATGAACTTAATCAATTTAATTGCAGAATGATCGCAAGATTTGATCAAGGTTGGGATTTTATCCAAGCTCAATAA